TTATTTTGCAGAGAGTGGCCGGGCAGGGCGTGGTGTTTGCCGAGTTCGACGGCCACGTGGTGGAATATGAGCTGGCGGCCGGCCAGCAGATGGTGATCGACAGCGGATACCTGGCGGCTATGAGCGCAAGCTGCCAGATCGATATCCAGGCGGTGCCGGGGCTGAAAAACATGATGCTGGGCGGCGAAGGGATCTTTAATACCGTGCTCACCGGCCCGGGGCATATCTGGCTGCAGACCATGCCGATCAGCAGCGTGGCAGGCGCGCTGCGGCCCTATTTCCCCAGCACAAATTCCTGACGGGGCAGGGGCGCGGGCAATACAGCACAGGGCGCGGGAAGGCCGCGCCGGGGAGAGGAAAGAATGGGCAACTATCGTGAATTCCGGCAGCAGACCAGGCAAAAGCGCCGCAAAAGGGCGCTGCGCCGCCTGCTGGCGTTTTTGCTGGCGGCGCTGGCTGTTTTGGGGCTTGCCTGGGTGATCACCTGGGCTATTGAGCGGGTCGGGGGCGGCGGATCGGGCGCGCCCTCGGGCCCGGCCGCCAGCGAGGGCCAGACCGGCCTTGTGGGCAGCGTGCTGGCGCCCCTGCCCATGCAGGTGGAGCAGGGCGGCACGGCCTGGCAGAGCGTGGGCCCGGTGCGGCAGACCGGAGGGTATACCGTGGTGAGCCCCGGGGCCGCCGCCCTGACACTGCCCGAGCGGGGCCTTGTGGACAACAGCTATTTTGCCGACGCCGTGTTTTTGGGCGACAGCGTGACCGAGGGGCTGGACACCTATGCAAACCCGGTGAAAGGGGTCGCGGCGGTGTACGGCTACCGCAGCGCCGGGCCCAGCGCCATTCTGAACCGCACCAGCCTGCACAATTTTGCCACCGAGACGGACGAGATCGCCCTGGACAAGATCGCCGAGCGCGCGCCCAAGCGGCTGTATATCCTGTTGGGGGCCAACGCCCTGGCGCGGGACGGCGAGGCCGAGGAGAACGCCTTTTTGGCCTACTACGGCCAGATGCTGGATCTGATCCGCGAGACGCTGGGCGAAGGCGTGACGATTTATGTGCAGGCTATGACGCCGGTGCGGCCCGAATACACCCAAAAGGCCGCGGGCCTTTATAAAGAGCGTATTTTGCGGGTGAACGACCAGCTGGCAAGGCTGGCGGACGAAAAAAACTGCCCCTTTGTGGACTTGTACAGCGTGCTGGCGGACGAAAACGGCGATCTGCGGGAGGACTATTCGGCCGACGGGCTGCACATGAACGCCGCGGGCTACAGCGCCTGGGTGAACTACCTGGCCGCCCACACGGTCTACAGCGCCTCGAACCCGTACCTTGCGGGCAGCCCCTATTATAAAAGCTGAGAAAAAGCCCCCGTGCACACTGCACGGGGGCTTTGGCGTGTGGAAAAGGCGCTCAGAACAGGCCGGTGATGCGGCCGGTTTCGTCCACATCAATGGATTCGGCCGCCGGCTTTTTGGGCAGGCCGGGCATGGTCATGATGCTGCCCATGATGACCACCACAAAGCCCGCGCCCGCCGAGAGGCGGACGTCCCGCACGGTCATGGTAAAGCCCTCGGGCGCGGCCAGCAGCTTGGGGTCGTCGCTGAAGGAATACTGGGTCTTGGCGATGCACACCGGCAGCCCGCCGTAGCCCATGGCCTCGATCTCGGCCAGGGCCTTTTGGGCGGGGGCGCTGAAGGTCACGCCCGCCGCGCGGTAGACCTTTTTGCACACCGCTTCCACCTTGGCCTTTAAGGGCGCATCGTCCGGGTAAGCAAAATTTACCTGGGCGCCGGGCTGCAGCACGCTGAGTACCGCCCGGGCCAGGGCAAGGCCGCCCTGGCCGCCCTTGGCGAACACCTCGGTGAGGGCGCAGGGAACGCCCAGATCGGCGCAGATTTCGCGCAGGCACTCGTGTTCTTCGGGGGTATCGGTGGGGAAGGCGTTGATGGCCACGCACACGGGCAGGCCGTAGTTCTGCATGTTCTCCACGTGGCGGCGCAGGTTGCCCGCGCCCTCTTTTAAGTACTCCACGCTGGGAACGCCCAGCTGGTCCTTGGGGCAGCCGCCGTGATGCTTGAGCGCCCGCACGGTGGCTACCACCACCACGGCGCTGGGGGAAAGGCCCGCCTTGCGGCACTTGATGTCGAGGAATTTTTCGGCGCCGAGGTCCGCGCCGAAGCCCGCCTCGGTGACCACGTAATCCGCCAGGGAAAGGCTCAGCTTGGTGGCCATGACGCTGTTGCAGCCGTGGGCGATGTTGGCAAAGGGGCCGCCGTGGATGATGGCGGGGTTGTTTTCCAGCGTCTGCACCAGGTTGGGATCGAACGCATCCTTGAGCAGGGCGGTCATGGCGCCGGCCGCGCCAAGCTGCCCGGCGGTGACCGGCTCGCCTGCGTAGGTGTAGGCCACCACGATGCGGGAGAGGCGGGCTTTCAGGTCGGCAAGGTCGGTGGCAAGGCAGAAGATAGCCATGACCTCGCTGGCCACGGTAATGTCGAAGCCGTCTTCGCGGGGGGTGCCGTTCACCTTGCCGCCCAGGCCGTCGGTCACAAAGCGGAGCTGGCGGTCGTTCATGTCCACACAGCGCTTCCAGGTGACCCGGCGGGGGTCGATGTTCAACGGGTTGCCCTGGTAGATGCTGTTGTCCACCAGGGCGGCCAGCAGGTTGTTGGCCGCGCCGATGGCGTGCAGATCGCCGGTGAAGTGGAGGTTGATGTCTTCCATGGGGACCACCTGGGCATAGCCGCCGCCCGCGGCGCCGCCCTTGATGCCGAATACGGGGCCAAGGCTCGGCTCCCGCAGGCAGAGCATGGTTTTTTTGCCCAGGGCGTTCAGCGCGTCGGCAAGGCCGGTGCTGACGGTGGTCTTGCCCTCGCCCGCCGGGGTGGGGCTGATGGCGGTGACCAGGATCAGCTTGCCCTGCCCGGCCGAGCGTTTTGCCAGCCGGTGGTCGATCTTGGCCTTGTAGCGGCCGTACAGGCTGATTTCATCCTCCGCGAGGCCCAGCTGGGCCGCGATTTCAGCAATGGGCTTGAGCGAGGCTTCCTGTGCGATCTGGATATCCGTTTTCATGTGTGGAGATCCCATCCTTTCGTGGCGGTTTTCGGGGCGCGGCGGCCCGCCGCACAGGGCTGTGCGGCACAGAACCCGGCGCCCCGCTGCGCTTTTGCGTATACCATAATCCTAACAGAAGCGGCGGCAGGTTACAAGCGCAAAACCACAAGTCATACTTTGAAACGCCCCGCCCCCGGCCCGGCGCCGCTTTGCGGCGGAAAAGCACAGAGGGCAGGCGTCCGGCCCACCCTGCCAAAACAAAGGAGGGCGGGTTTTGCAGGGCAATTACAGGCCGGCGAGCTTTCTGACCGTGTTTGCCGTTCGGATGGTGAGCAAGCGGCCGCTCTTTGCGCTTGCCGTTTTGGACCACCAATTCGTTTTTTGATACTCCTTGCGGCTGAAAGACCAGAAGACCGCTTTTTGATAGGGCTCAATTTTTTCCAGTTCCTGCTTCGGCTCGCCTATTTCGCGGAACAGCTCCCCAAAGGTCATGGGCGGCATGATGAAAATCAGGTTATGGTACAGCTGCCTATCTTCCGTCCCCCACCAGGCGGGCGCGTGCCGCAGAAGGTCTTGCAGCTCTTGCATTTCCATGACAAAAACAGGGATCTCCAAATCAAATTTGCTTTTCAGCATTGTTTCGAGCCGCGCGGGAAAATCGGCTTCGCCCTTTTGCTCCGCCGAAAAAACGACGTTGCCGCTGTTGAGGCAGGTTTTGACCTGTGCAAACCCCAGTTCTTCAAACCCCGCTTTTAATGCGGCCATTGGAACCTTATTCCGGCCGCTGATATTGACGCCCCGCAGAAATGCAGCATATCTTTTCATAGTGTGAATTTACCTTTTTGAATTGATTTTTGTTGGTTTTATCTTATCACAGCGTGGGATTGCGCGCAACGGGACCGGGGATGGAACCGGGGCAGGCGCCTGCCCGCAGCGGGAAAGCCAGCGCTTTCCGGTTGTGCTTCGGGGGTGGTTGGTGTATAATATATTCTGTATTTTTGCCGCTTTTCGGCCGGAACCGGGGCGCGGAACGGCACAATCTGTAATAACGGAATACGATATTACAAAAGGTAAACATGAGGTACGCCATGCGACAGAACGAGAGCCTGCACTATCTCGACAACGCGGCCACCACACTTGTGGCGCCGCAGGTGGCCGACGCCATTTACAAAACCATGACCGAGCACTGGGGCAACCCCTCGAGCCTGTACGGCCCGGGGCAGGCCAGCCGCCGCCTGCTGGACCGGGCGAGGGCGGCGGTGGCCGCCACCCTGGGGGCCGGGGCGGGCGAGGTGTTTTTTACCGGCTGCGGCTCTGAGAGCAACAACATTGCCATTCTGGGGGCGGTGGAGCCCCGCAGCGCCTGGGGCAAAAAGATCGTGGTGAGCGGGTTCGAGCACCCCAGCGTTGCGCTGCCCATGCAGCGGCTGGCGGAAAAGGGCTTTGAGGTGGCGTTCATCGCCCCCGGGCCGGACGGCAGCCTGGATGGGGAGGCCTTTTTGGCCGCGGTGGACCGGCACACCATTCTGGCGGCCTTTATGCAGGTGAACAACGAGACCGGCGCGCAGGTGGACGCCGCGGCCCTGGCCCAAAGGATCAAGGCGAAAAACCCCCGCACCGCAGTGCATGTGGACGGGGTGCAGGCCTGGATGCGGGTGCCGGTGAGCCTTGCGGGCATCGACAGCTACACCGTGAGCGGGCACAAGATCCACGCGCCCAAGGGCGTGGGGGCGCTGTACCTGCGGCGGGGGCACAACATCCAGCCGCCCTACCTTGGCGGGGGCCAGGAGAAGGGCGTGGGCGGCGGGCAGGAGCTGGGGGTGCGCCCCGGCACCGAAAACCTGCCCTACGCGGTGGGGCTTGCCACGGCGGCCAGCCTGATGCACGAAAACGCCGCCCGGCGCACGCCCCATGTGGCGGCGCTGAACGCCCGGCTGCGGGCGGGCCTGGAAAGGCTGCCCGAAATCACCCTGAACAGCCCCGCCGACGCGGTGAACGAGGTGCTGAACCTGAGCACGAACTGCGTCAGGAGCGAAACCATGCTGCACTTTTTGGAAACCAAGGGCGTGTATGTGTCCAGCGGGTCGGCCTGTTCACGCGGGGCGGCCAGCCACACGCTGGGCGCCATGGGCCTGCCGCCGCGCGCCATTGACACCGCGCTGCGGGTGAGCTTTTGCGGCGACAACACCGAGGCGGACGTGGACGCTTTGCTGGCCGGCCTGGAAGAAGGCCTTGCCACCCTGGCGCGCCTCCAGTAAAAAAGGCCCGCCGGGCTTTGGCCGGGCGGGGGAAGGAACGAGATTGATGAAAGAGATCATTCTGTGCTACCAGGGCGAGATGGCCCTGAAGGGCCTGAACAGGGCCACCTTTGAGGCTGTTCTCAGCAAGGCGCTGCGCTACCGGGTGCGGGAGCTGGGCAGGTTCCAGGTGTACAAGGCCCAGAGCACCATGTACGTGGAACCGCGGGACCAGGAGGCCGAGGCCAATGTGGGCGAGGCGTACGAGCGGGTGCGCAAGGTGTTCGGCCTGGCGGCCCTGAGCCGCGCCGCCGTGTGCGAAAAAAACTTTGAGGCCATTCAGGCCGCCGCCGAGGAGTACCTGGGCGGGGCGCTGCAAAAGGCCAGGACCTTTAAGGTGGAGGCCAAGCGCTCGGACAAATCCTTCCCCATGAAAAGCCCGGAGCTGTGCCGGGAGTTGGGGGGCTTTTTGCTGGCGAAGCACCCGCACCTGCGGGTGGACGTGAAGCACCCGGAGCTCACCGTGATGGTGGAGGTGCGGGATTACGGCGCCTACATCCACGGGCCCAAAACGCCGGGGGCGGGCGGCCTGCCGGTGGGCACCAGCGGCAGGGCGATCAACATGCTGTCCGGCGGGATCGACAGCCCGGTGGCGGCCTGGTTCATGGCCCGGCGCGGCCTGGCGCTGCACCACATCCACTTTGCAAGCCCGCCCTACACCAGCGAGGCGGCCAAGCAGAAGGTGGCCGACCTGGCCCGGATCGTGAGCGGCTACACGGGCAACTGCGTGCTGTACGTGGTGCCCTATACAAAACCCCAGGAATACATCCGCGACAACGCGCCGGACGTGCTGTTCACGGTGCTGATGCGCCGCAGCATGATGCGGATTGCAAACCGGGTGGCAAAGGAGATCGACGCCAAGGCCCTGGTGACCGGCGAGAGCCTGGCCCAGGTGGCAAGCCAGACCCTGATGGCCCTGGCCTGCACCGACGCGGCCCAGGACCTGCCGATCCTGCGGCCCCTGATTGGGCTGGACAAGACCGAGATCGTGGAGGCGGCGCGGCGCATCGGCACCTTTGAGACCAGCATCCTGCCCTACGAGGACTGCTGCACCATTTTCACCCCGCCCCACCCCAAAACAAAGCCCACCCTGGCCGAGATCGAGGCCGCCGAGGCTGCCATGCCGGGCCTGGCCGGGCTGGAAGAAACCGCCGCGCGTGAGGTGGAGCGCATTCGCATCGAGATGGAGCCCCCCCGCCGGGGCGGGGCGCTGTTCGAGCTGTAAAGACCGGAAAGGGGCGAAGAAGGATGACTGCCGAGATCATTTGTGTGGGCACCGAGCTGCTGCTGGGAGATATTTTGAACACCAACGCCCGGTTTTTGGCCCGGGAGCTGGCCGAGCTGGGCATCGACCTTCTGCACCAGCAGGTGGTGGGCGACAATGCGGCCCGCCTGGAAAAGCTGGTGCGGGAGGCAAAGGGCCGCAGCGACCTGCTGATCTTCTCCGGGGGGCTGGGCCCCACGGCGGACGATTTGACCAAGGAAACGGTGGCCCGCTGCTTTAATGACGAGCTGGTGTTCGAGCCCAGCGTAATGCAGAGCATCAACGCCTATTTTTTGGCCACCGGCCGCTCCACCCCGAAAAACAACGAAAAGCAGGCCATGGTGCCCCAAAAGGGCGGCTGGTTTGCAAACCCCAACGGAACCGCCCCGGCGG
This window of the Oscillospiraceae bacterium genome carries:
- the iscS gene encoding class V aminotransferase translates to MRQNESLHYLDNAATTLVAPQVADAIYKTMTEHWGNPSSLYGPGQASRRLLDRARAAVAATLGAGAGEVFFTGCGSESNNIAILGAVEPRSAWGKKIVVSGFEHPSVALPMQRLAEKGFEVAFIAPGPDGSLDGEAFLAAVDRHTILAAFMQVNNETGAQVDAAALAQRIKAKNPRTAVHVDGVQAWMRVPVSLAGIDSYTVSGHKIHAPKGVGALYLRRGHNIQPPYLGGGQEKGVGGGQELGVRPGTENLPYAVGLATAASLMHENAARRTPHVAALNARLRAGLERLPEITLNSPADAVNEVLNLSTNCVRSETMLHFLETKGVYVSSGSACSRGAASHTLGAMGLPPRAIDTALRVSFCGDNTEADVDALLAGLEEGLATLARLQ
- a CDS encoding formate--tetrahydrofolate ligase encodes the protein MKTDIQIAQEASLKPIAEIAAQLGLAEDEISLYGRYKAKIDHRLAKRSAGQGKLILVTAISPTPAGEGKTTVSTGLADALNALGKKTMLCLREPSLGPVFGIKGGAAGGGYAQVVPMEDINLHFTGDLHAIGAANNLLAALVDNSIYQGNPLNIDPRRVTWKRCVDMNDRQLRFVTDGLGGKVNGTPREDGFDITVASEVMAIFCLATDLADLKARLSRIVVAYTYAGEPVTAGQLGAAGAMTALLKDAFDPNLVQTLENNPAIIHGGPFANIAHGCNSVMATKLSLSLADYVVTEAGFGADLGAEKFLDIKCRKAGLSPSAVVVVATVRALKHHGGCPKDQLGVPSVEYLKEGAGNLRRHVENMQNYGLPVCVAINAFPTDTPEEHECLREICADLGVPCALTEVFAKGGQGGLALARAVLSVLQPGAQVNFAYPDDAPLKAKVEAVCKKVYRAAGVTFSAPAQKALAEIEAMGYGGLPVCIAKTQYSFSDDPKLLAAPEGFTMTVRDVRLSAGAGFVVVIMGSIMTMPGLPKKPAAESIDVDETGRITGLF
- the thiI gene encoding putative tRNA sulfurtransferase is translated as MKEIILCYQGEMALKGLNRATFEAVLSKALRYRVRELGRFQVYKAQSTMYVEPRDQEAEANVGEAYERVRKVFGLAALSRAAVCEKNFEAIQAAAEEYLGGALQKARTFKVEAKRSDKSFPMKSPELCRELGGFLLAKHPHLRVDVKHPELTVMVEVRDYGAYIHGPKTPGAGGLPVGTSGRAINMLSGGIDSPVAAWFMARRGLALHHIHFASPPYTSEAAKQKVADLARIVSGYTGNCVLYVVPYTKPQEYIRDNAPDVLFTVLMRRSMMRIANRVAKEIDAKALVTGESLAQVASQTLMALACTDAAQDLPILRPLIGLDKTEIVEAARRIGTFETSILPYEDCCTIFTPPHPKTKPTLAEIEAAEAAMPGLAGLEETAAREVERIRIEMEPPRRGGALFEL